One window from the genome of Epinephelus moara isolate mb chromosome 21, YSFRI_EMoa_1.0, whole genome shotgun sequence encodes:
- the kif1ab gene encoding kinesin-like protein KIF1A isoform X2 has product MAAASVKVAVRVRPFNSREMAKESKCIIQMSGNTTTILNPKQPKENKSFNFDFSYWSHTTPEDINYASQMQVYKDIGEEMLLHAFEGYNVCIFAYGQTGAGKSYTMMGRQEKDQQGIIPLLCEDLFTKINDSNNENSMSYSVEVSYMEIYCERVRDLLNPKNKGNLRVREHPLMGPYVEDLSKLAVTSYNDIQDLMDSGNKARTVAATNMNETSSRSHAVFNIIFTQKKHDMDTENTSEKVSKISLVDLAGSERADSTGAKGTRLKEGANINKSLTTLGKVISALAELDSVPNKNKKKKKVESFIPYRDSVLTWLLRENLGGNSRTAMVAALSPADINYDETLSTLRYADRAKQIRCNAVINEDPNNRLVRELKEEVARLKDLLYAQGLGDIIETYRCTGPAIAGLKYLCDYKNFVNNRQAVNQRGDLSAVSNAMTGMSPSPSLSALSSRAGSISNLHDRIFSPASEEAIERLKETEKIIAELNETWEEKLRRTEAIRMEREALLAEMGVAMREDGGTVGVFSPKKTPHLVNLNEDPLMSECLLYYIKDGITKVGRENAKTRQDIVLSGHFIKDEHCTFSSTTGPQGEGCVILEPCEGSETYVNGKKVSSPIVLRSGNRIIMGKSHVFRFNDPEQARLERERTPCAETPVEPVDWAFAQRELLEKQGIDMKQEMEQRLQELEDQYRKEREEASNLLEQQRLDYESKLEALQRQVDSRYLESPEEEEEPEEEVPWTPRETELALWAFRKWRFYQFTSLRDLLWGNAIFLKEANAISVELKKKVQFQFVLLTDTLYSPLPPDLLPPSVAKERERRPFPRTIVAVEVQDQKNGATHYWTLEKLRQRLDLMREMYDRAAELPSSAVEDCDHALTGGDPFYDRFPWFRLVGRAFVYLSNLLYPVPLVHRVAIVSEKGEVKGFLRVAVQAISADEEAPDYGSGVRQSGTAKISFEDKQFEKFQTESCPGGLSHSNTSQEELRIVEGEGQTVEIGISADEVNNNTCPAILDPPRSPVKSSGLGLDLPLELSPEKALSHLKIGSTFTFRVTVLQASSISAEYADIFCQFNFIHRHDEAFSTEPLKNTGRGPPLGFYHVQNITVEVTKSFVEYIKTQPIVFEVFGHYQKQPFPPLCKDLISPLRPSRRQFPRVMPLSKPVPATKLSTLTRSTAGPCHAKYDLMVFFEICELEANGDYIPAVVDHRGGMPCHGTFLLHQGIQRRITVTIAHETGNDIEWKEVKELVIGRIRNTPEADETIIDPNILSLNILSSGYFWPKHNDKTFYRFEAAWDSSMHNSLLLNRVTPYGEKIYITLSAYLEMENCTQPTVITKDFCMVFYSRDAKLPASRSIRNLFSTGCLRPSESNRVTGVYEVTLCHVADNGSPGMQRRRRRVLDTSVAYVRGEENLAGWRPRSDSLILDHQWELEKLSLLQEVEKTRHYLLLREKLEATLQAGQDALYKSSDISDFAKSPVLSHSPGSSPAPDSPNQRQRELAAKCLRLLMHTFNREYSQVSSSASESKLSEMSASLMRDTSSSGLSTLTPSSTCPSLVEGNYDIRHTEPSSGASTPDLDPYSPVDRKKALKGCTFVPDIQEIRVSPIVSKKGYLHFLEPHTSGWVKRYVVVRRPYVYLYRSERDNVERAVINLSSAKVEYSEDKQTLLRTPNTFAVCTEHRGILLQATNDKEMHDWLYAFNPLLAGTIRSKLSRRKSVQSAPPVASAQRM; this is encoded by the exons caaTCCTGAACCCCAAACAGCCGAAAGAAAACAAGAGTTTCAACTTTGACTTTTCTTACTGGTCACACACCACG ccTGAGGACATCAACTATGCGTCCCAGATGCAGGTGTACAAGGACATCGGGGAGGAAATGCTGCTTCATGCCTTTGAAGGCTACAATGTGTGCATATTTGCATATGGTCAGACAGGAGCAGGCAAAAGCTACACTATGATGGGACGACAGGAGAAGGACCAGCAAGGAATTATACCTCTG ctgtgtGAGGACCTCTTCACCAAAATCAATGACAGcaataatgaaaacagcatGTCTTACTCTGTGGAG GTGAGTTACATGGAGATCTACTGTGAGCGTGTGCGTGACCTGCTGAATCCCAAGAACAAAGGAAACCTGCGCGTCAGAGAGCACCCACTGATGGGACCCTATGTCGAAGATCTTTCCAAACTGGCCGTCACCTCATACAACGACATCCAGGACCTGATGGACTCTGGAAACAAAGCCAG GACTGTGGCTGCTACCAACATGAACGAGACCAGCAGTCGCTCCCACGCCGTCTTCAACATCATcttcacacagaaaaaacacGACATGGACACGGAAAACACATCAGAAAAG GTCAGTAAAATCAGCTTGGTGGACTTGGCTGGCAGCGAGAGAGCCGACTCGACTGGAGCTAAAGGAACCAGACTGAAG GAAGGAGCAAACATCAACAAATCTCTGACTACACTGGGGAAAGTTATTTCTGCTCTGGCCGAACTG GACTCAGTACCAAACAAG aacaagaaaaagaagaaggtgGAGAGTTTTATTCCCTACAGAGATTCAGTTCTGACGTGGCTGCTGAGGGAGAACTTGG GAGGAAACTCTCGCACAGCCATGGTGGCTGCCCTCAGCCCTGCTGATATTAACTATGACGAGACCCTCAGTACCCTCCG GTACGCTGATCGTGCCAAACAGATCCGCTGTAACGCCGTGATCAACGAGGATCCCAACAACCGTCTGGTGCGTGAGCTGAAAGAGGAGGTGGCTCGCCTCAAAGACCTGCTGTATGCACAGGGTCTGGGAGACATCATCGAGA CGTATCGCTGCACCGGCCCTGCCATCGCTGGTTTGAAAT ACCTGTGCGATTACAAGAACTTTGTGAATAATCGCCAGGCTGTCAATCAAAGGGGTGATCTCTCCGCAGTGTCCAATGCCATGACAGGAATGAGTCCCTCCCCCTCGCTCTCGGCCCTTTCCAGTCGTGCCGGGTCCATCAGCAACCTCCATGACCGCATCTTCAGCCCAGCCAGTGAAGAGGCCATCGAGAGGCTCAAG gaaactgagaaAATCATCGCAGAGCTCAATGAGACCTGGGAGGAGAAGCTGCGACGTACTGAGGCCATCCGTATGGAGAG AGAGGCCCTGCTGGCTGAGATGGGTGTTGCCATGAGAGAAGATGGAGGCACTGTGGGCGTGTTCTCCCCGAAAAAG ACGCCTCATCTGGTGAACCTGAACGAAGACCCGCTGATGTCAGAGTGTCTGCTGTATTACATCAAAGACGGCATCACCAA GGTTGGCCGTGAAAACGCCAAGACACGCCAAGACATTGTTCTAAGCGGCCATTTTATCAAAGATGAACACTGCACATTCAGCAGCACCACGGGCCCTCAGGGAGAAG GATGTGTCATCCTGGAGCCATGTGAGGGGTCGGAGACGTACGTCAACGGGAAGAAAGTGAGCTCTCCCATTGTTCTGCGGTCAG GAAACCGCATCATCATGGGAAAGAGCCACGTGTTCCGCTTCAATGACCCGGAGCAGGCTCGTCTGGAGCGAGAGAGGACGCCGTGCGCTGAGACGCCGGTGGAGCCCGTCGACTGGGCCTTCGCTCAGAGAGAGCTGCTGGAGAAACAAGGCATCGACATGAAGCAGGAGATGGAGCAGAG GCTTCAGGAGCTCGAGGATCAGTATCgcaaagaaagagaagaagccAGTAACCTGCTGGAACAGCAGAGGCTG gACTATGAGAGTAAACTGGAGGCTCTGCAGAGACAAGTGGACTCTCGGTACCTGGAGTCtcctgaggaagaggaggagccagaggaggaAG TGCCGTGGACGCCACGAGAGACCGAATTGGCTCTCTGGGCATTCAGGAAGTGGCGTTTCTACCAGTTCACCTCTCTCAGAGATCTGCTTTGGGGCAACGCCATCTTCCTCAAAGAGGCCAATGCTATCAGTGTGGAGCTGAAGAAAAAG GTGCAGTTCCAGTTCGTCCTGTTGACAGACACTCTCTACTCTCCCCTGCCCCCTGACCTGCTGCCCCCCAGTGTGgccaaagagagggagagacgacCTTTCCCTCGAACCATCGTCGCCGTTGAAGTACAAGATCAAAAGAATGGAGCCACACATTACTGGACTCTGGAGAAACTCAG GCAGAGGCTGGACCTGATGAGGGAAATGTACGACCGTGCTGCAGAGCTCCCCAGCAGTGCTGTGGAGGACTGTGACCACGCTCTGACTGGAGGAGACCCCTTCTATGACCGCTTCCCCTGGTTCCGTCTGGTCGGCAG GGCTTTTGTGTACCTGAGTAACCTGCTGTACCCGGTGCCACTGGTACATCGAGTGGCCATCGTCAGTGAGAAAGGAGAGGTGAAAGGCTTCCTCAGAGTGGCTGTGCAGGCCATCTCAG ctGATGAGGAGGCCCCTGATTACGGCTCTGGTGTGAGGcagtcaggcactgccaagatcTCCTTTGAAGACAAACAGTTTGAGAAG TTCCAGACTGAGTCGTGTCCTGGTGGTCTCTCCCACTCCAACACCTCCCAGGAGGAGCTACGAATCGTGGAGGGAGAAGGACAGACTGTAGAGATAGGAATCTCTGCCGATGAAGTCAACAACAACACCTGTCCAG CCATTTTGGATCCTCCCCGCAGCCCAGTGAAGAGCTCAGGTCTGGGTCTGGATCTTCCTCTGGAACTTTCGCCAGAGAAAGCTCTCTCCCACCTGAAGATCGGCAGCACCTTCACCTTCAGAGTCACCGTATTACAGGCGTCCAGCATCTCAGCCGAGTACGCCGACATCTTCTGCCAGTTCAA CTTCATCCACCGCCACGATGAAGCTTTCTCCACAGAGCCGCTGAAGAACACAGGCAGAGGACCTCCGCTGGGCTTCTACCATGtccaaaat ATCACAGTGGAGGTGACAAAGTCCTTCGTGGAGTACATCAAGACTCAGCCCATCGTCTTCGAGGTGTTTGGCCACTATCAGAAACAGCCCTTCCCTCCGCTCTGCAAAGACCTGATCAG TCCTCTGAGGCCTTCCAGGAGGCAGTTCCCCAGGGTGATGCCCTTGTCCAAACCAG TGCCGGCCACAAAGCTCAGCACTCTGACCCGCTCCACCGCAGGACCTTGTCATGCCAAATACGACCTCATGGTCTTCTTTGAGATCTGTGAGCTGGAAGCTAACGGAGA CTACATCCCAGCTGTTGTTGACCACAGAGGTGGGATGCCCTGCCACGGCACGTTCCTCTTACACCAG GGCATCCAGAGGAGGATCACAGTTACCATCGctcatgaaacaggaaatgataTTGAGTGGAAAGAGGTGAAGGAGCTGGTTATTG GTCGCATCCGAAACACACCAGAGGCTGATGAGACCATCATTGACCCTAACATCCTTTCCCTCAACATCCTGTCTTCTGGATATTTCTGGCCAAAACACAATGACAA AACTTTCTACCGATTTGAGGCAGCGTGGGACAGCTCCATGCACAACTCTCTGCTGCTGAACAGAGTCACTCCCTACGGGGAGAAGATCTACATCACCCTCTCTGCTTATCTAGAG ATGGAGAACTGCACTCAGCCGACAGTGATCACCAAAGATTTCTGCATGGTGTTTTATTCCCGAGACGCGAAGCTGCCGGCCTCTCGCTCCATCAGAAACCTCTTCAGCACCGGCTGCCTCCGGCCCTCTGAGAG TAATCGTGTCACTGGAGTCTATGAAGTCACCCTCTGCCATGTGGCGGACAACGGAAGTCCAG GCATGCAGCGTCGTCGCAGGCGTGTGCTGGACACCTCGGTGGCGTATGTCCGAGGAGAGGAGAACCTGGCCGGATGGAGGCCTCGCAGCGACAGCCTCATCCTGGATCACCAGTGGGAGCTGGAGAAACTCAGTTTACTGCAGGAG GTGGAGAAGACCAGGCACTACCTGCTCTTGAGGGAGAAGCTGGAGGCGACTCTGCAGGCAGGACAGGATGCGCTCTACAAGAGCAGCGACATCAGCGATTTTGCAAAGAGTCCTGTCCTCAGCCACAGTCCTGGCAGCAGCCCTGCCCCCGACAGCCCCAACCAGAGGCAGAGGGAGCTGGCTGCTAAG TGTCTGCGTCTGCTGATGCACACCTTCAACCGGGAGTACAGCCAGGTGAGCAGCAGTGCCAGTGAGAGCAAG CTTTCTGAGATGTCTGCATCGCTGATGAGAGACACCTCCTCGTCTGGACTGAGCACGCTCACTCCGTCGTCTACCTGCCCCTCACTGGTGGAGGGAAATTATGACATTAG ACACACTGAACCCAGTTCAGGAGCTTCTACACCAGATCTGGACCCGTACAGCCCAGTGGACAGAAAGAAAGCTCTCAAAGGATGCACCTTTGTTCCCGACATACAGGAGATCAGAGTCAG CCCCATTGTGTCAAAGAAGGGCTACCTGCACTTCCTGGAGCCCCACACAAGCGGCTGGGTGAAGCGTTACGTGGTGGTGCGCAGGCCCTACGTCTACCTGTACCGCAGCGAGAGGGACAACGTGGAGCGAGCTGTCATCAACCTGTCGTCTGCGAAGGTGGAGTACAGTGAAGACAAACAGACCTTACTGCGG ACTCCCAACACGTTTGCTGTGTGCACTGAGCATCGTGGGATACTGCTGCAGGCCACCAATGACAAAGAGATGCACGACTGGCTGTACGCTTTTAACCCTCTGTTAGCCGGCACCATCAG gTCAAAGCTCTCCAGGAGAAAGTCGGTCCAGTCAGCCCCGCCGGTCGCATCTGCTCAGAGGATGTGA
- the kif1ab gene encoding kinesin-like protein KIF1A isoform X1 → MAAASVKVAVRVRPFNSREMAKESKCIIQMSGNTTTILNPKQPKENKSFNFDFSYWSHTTPEDINYASQMQVYKDIGEEMLLHAFEGYNVCIFAYGQTGAGKSYTMMGRQEKDQQGIIPLLCEDLFTKINDSNNENSMSYSVEVSYMEIYCERVRDLLNPKNKGNLRVREHPLMGPYVEDLSKLAVTSYNDIQDLMDSGNKARTVAATNMNETSSRSHAVFNIIFTQKKHDMDTENTSEKVSKISLVDLAGSERADSTGAKGTRLKEGANINKSLTTLGKVISALAELDSVPNKNKKKKKVESFIPYRDSVLTWLLRENLGGNSRTAMVAALSPADINYDETLSTLRYADRAKQIRCNAVINEDPNNRLVRELKEEVARLKDLLYAQGLGDIIETYRCTGPAIAGLKYLCDYKNFVNNRQAVNQRGDLSAVSNAMTGMSPSPSLSALSSRAGSISNLHDRIFSPASEEAIERLKETEKIIAELNETWEEKLRRTEAIRMEREALLAEMGVAMREDGGTVGVFSPKKTPHLVNLNEDPLMSECLLYYIKDGITKVGRENAKTRQDIVLSGHFIKDEHCTFSSTTGPQGEGCVILEPCEGSETYVNGKKVSSPIVLRSGNRIIMGKSHVFRFNDPEQARLERERTPCAETPVEPVDWAFAQRELLEKQGIDMKQEMEQRLQELEDQYRKEREEASNLLEQQRLDYESKLEALQRQVDSRYLESPEEEEEPEEEVPWTPRETELALWAFRKWRFYQFTSLRDLLWGNAIFLKEANAISVELKKKVQFQFVLLTDTLYSPLPPDLLPPSVAKERERRPFPRTIVAVEVQDQKNGATHYWTLEKLRQRLDLMREMYDRAAELPSSAVEDCDHALTGGDPFYDRFPWFRLVGRAFVYLSNLLYPVPLVHRVAIVSEKGEVKGFLRVAVQAISADEEAPDYGSGVRQSGTAKISFEDKQFEKFQTESCPGGLSHSNTSQEELRIVEGEGQTVEIGISADEVNNNTCPAILDPPRSPVKSSGLGLDLPLELSPEKALSHLKIGSTFTFRVTVLQASSISAEYADIFCQFNFIHRHDEAFSTEPLKNTGRGPPLGFYHVQNITVEVTKSFVEYIKTQPIVFEVFGHYQKQPFPPLCKDLISPLRPSRRQFPRVMPLSKPVPATKLSTLTRSTAGPCHAKYDLMVFFEICELEANGDYIPAVVDHRGGMPCHGTFLLHQGIQRRITVTIAHETGNDIEWKEVKELVIGRIRNTPEADETIIDPNILSLNILSSGYFWPKHNDNVSLGVDHRTFYRFEAAWDSSMHNSLLLNRVTPYGEKIYITLSAYLEMENCTQPTVITKDFCMVFYSRDAKLPASRSIRNLFSTGCLRPSESNRVTGVYEVTLCHVADNGSPGMQRRRRRVLDTSVAYVRGEENLAGWRPRSDSLILDHQWELEKLSLLQEVEKTRHYLLLREKLEATLQAGQDALYKSSDISDFAKSPVLSHSPGSSPAPDSPNQRQRELAAKCLRLLMHTFNREYSQVSSSASESKLSEMSASLMRDTSSSGLSTLTPSSTCPSLVEGNYDIRHTEPSSGASTPDLDPYSPVDRKKALKGCTFVPDIQEIRVSPIVSKKGYLHFLEPHTSGWVKRYVVVRRPYVYLYRSERDNVERAVINLSSAKVEYSEDKQTLLRTPNTFAVCTEHRGILLQATNDKEMHDWLYAFNPLLAGTIRSKLSRRKSVQSAPPVASAQRM, encoded by the exons caaTCCTGAACCCCAAACAGCCGAAAGAAAACAAGAGTTTCAACTTTGACTTTTCTTACTGGTCACACACCACG ccTGAGGACATCAACTATGCGTCCCAGATGCAGGTGTACAAGGACATCGGGGAGGAAATGCTGCTTCATGCCTTTGAAGGCTACAATGTGTGCATATTTGCATATGGTCAGACAGGAGCAGGCAAAAGCTACACTATGATGGGACGACAGGAGAAGGACCAGCAAGGAATTATACCTCTG ctgtgtGAGGACCTCTTCACCAAAATCAATGACAGcaataatgaaaacagcatGTCTTACTCTGTGGAG GTGAGTTACATGGAGATCTACTGTGAGCGTGTGCGTGACCTGCTGAATCCCAAGAACAAAGGAAACCTGCGCGTCAGAGAGCACCCACTGATGGGACCCTATGTCGAAGATCTTTCCAAACTGGCCGTCACCTCATACAACGACATCCAGGACCTGATGGACTCTGGAAACAAAGCCAG GACTGTGGCTGCTACCAACATGAACGAGACCAGCAGTCGCTCCCACGCCGTCTTCAACATCATcttcacacagaaaaaacacGACATGGACACGGAAAACACATCAGAAAAG GTCAGTAAAATCAGCTTGGTGGACTTGGCTGGCAGCGAGAGAGCCGACTCGACTGGAGCTAAAGGAACCAGACTGAAG GAAGGAGCAAACATCAACAAATCTCTGACTACACTGGGGAAAGTTATTTCTGCTCTGGCCGAACTG GACTCAGTACCAAACAAG aacaagaaaaagaagaaggtgGAGAGTTTTATTCCCTACAGAGATTCAGTTCTGACGTGGCTGCTGAGGGAGAACTTGG GAGGAAACTCTCGCACAGCCATGGTGGCTGCCCTCAGCCCTGCTGATATTAACTATGACGAGACCCTCAGTACCCTCCG GTACGCTGATCGTGCCAAACAGATCCGCTGTAACGCCGTGATCAACGAGGATCCCAACAACCGTCTGGTGCGTGAGCTGAAAGAGGAGGTGGCTCGCCTCAAAGACCTGCTGTATGCACAGGGTCTGGGAGACATCATCGAGA CGTATCGCTGCACCGGCCCTGCCATCGCTGGTTTGAAAT ACCTGTGCGATTACAAGAACTTTGTGAATAATCGCCAGGCTGTCAATCAAAGGGGTGATCTCTCCGCAGTGTCCAATGCCATGACAGGAATGAGTCCCTCCCCCTCGCTCTCGGCCCTTTCCAGTCGTGCCGGGTCCATCAGCAACCTCCATGACCGCATCTTCAGCCCAGCCAGTGAAGAGGCCATCGAGAGGCTCAAG gaaactgagaaAATCATCGCAGAGCTCAATGAGACCTGGGAGGAGAAGCTGCGACGTACTGAGGCCATCCGTATGGAGAG AGAGGCCCTGCTGGCTGAGATGGGTGTTGCCATGAGAGAAGATGGAGGCACTGTGGGCGTGTTCTCCCCGAAAAAG ACGCCTCATCTGGTGAACCTGAACGAAGACCCGCTGATGTCAGAGTGTCTGCTGTATTACATCAAAGACGGCATCACCAA GGTTGGCCGTGAAAACGCCAAGACACGCCAAGACATTGTTCTAAGCGGCCATTTTATCAAAGATGAACACTGCACATTCAGCAGCACCACGGGCCCTCAGGGAGAAG GATGTGTCATCCTGGAGCCATGTGAGGGGTCGGAGACGTACGTCAACGGGAAGAAAGTGAGCTCTCCCATTGTTCTGCGGTCAG GAAACCGCATCATCATGGGAAAGAGCCACGTGTTCCGCTTCAATGACCCGGAGCAGGCTCGTCTGGAGCGAGAGAGGACGCCGTGCGCTGAGACGCCGGTGGAGCCCGTCGACTGGGCCTTCGCTCAGAGAGAGCTGCTGGAGAAACAAGGCATCGACATGAAGCAGGAGATGGAGCAGAG GCTTCAGGAGCTCGAGGATCAGTATCgcaaagaaagagaagaagccAGTAACCTGCTGGAACAGCAGAGGCTG gACTATGAGAGTAAACTGGAGGCTCTGCAGAGACAAGTGGACTCTCGGTACCTGGAGTCtcctgaggaagaggaggagccagaggaggaAG TGCCGTGGACGCCACGAGAGACCGAATTGGCTCTCTGGGCATTCAGGAAGTGGCGTTTCTACCAGTTCACCTCTCTCAGAGATCTGCTTTGGGGCAACGCCATCTTCCTCAAAGAGGCCAATGCTATCAGTGTGGAGCTGAAGAAAAAG GTGCAGTTCCAGTTCGTCCTGTTGACAGACACTCTCTACTCTCCCCTGCCCCCTGACCTGCTGCCCCCCAGTGTGgccaaagagagggagagacgacCTTTCCCTCGAACCATCGTCGCCGTTGAAGTACAAGATCAAAAGAATGGAGCCACACATTACTGGACTCTGGAGAAACTCAG GCAGAGGCTGGACCTGATGAGGGAAATGTACGACCGTGCTGCAGAGCTCCCCAGCAGTGCTGTGGAGGACTGTGACCACGCTCTGACTGGAGGAGACCCCTTCTATGACCGCTTCCCCTGGTTCCGTCTGGTCGGCAG GGCTTTTGTGTACCTGAGTAACCTGCTGTACCCGGTGCCACTGGTACATCGAGTGGCCATCGTCAGTGAGAAAGGAGAGGTGAAAGGCTTCCTCAGAGTGGCTGTGCAGGCCATCTCAG ctGATGAGGAGGCCCCTGATTACGGCTCTGGTGTGAGGcagtcaggcactgccaagatcTCCTTTGAAGACAAACAGTTTGAGAAG TTCCAGACTGAGTCGTGTCCTGGTGGTCTCTCCCACTCCAACACCTCCCAGGAGGAGCTACGAATCGTGGAGGGAGAAGGACAGACTGTAGAGATAGGAATCTCTGCCGATGAAGTCAACAACAACACCTGTCCAG CCATTTTGGATCCTCCCCGCAGCCCAGTGAAGAGCTCAGGTCTGGGTCTGGATCTTCCTCTGGAACTTTCGCCAGAGAAAGCTCTCTCCCACCTGAAGATCGGCAGCACCTTCACCTTCAGAGTCACCGTATTACAGGCGTCCAGCATCTCAGCCGAGTACGCCGACATCTTCTGCCAGTTCAA CTTCATCCACCGCCACGATGAAGCTTTCTCCACAGAGCCGCTGAAGAACACAGGCAGAGGACCTCCGCTGGGCTTCTACCATGtccaaaat ATCACAGTGGAGGTGACAAAGTCCTTCGTGGAGTACATCAAGACTCAGCCCATCGTCTTCGAGGTGTTTGGCCACTATCAGAAACAGCCCTTCCCTCCGCTCTGCAAAGACCTGATCAG TCCTCTGAGGCCTTCCAGGAGGCAGTTCCCCAGGGTGATGCCCTTGTCCAAACCAG TGCCGGCCACAAAGCTCAGCACTCTGACCCGCTCCACCGCAGGACCTTGTCATGCCAAATACGACCTCATGGTCTTCTTTGAGATCTGTGAGCTGGAAGCTAACGGAGA CTACATCCCAGCTGTTGTTGACCACAGAGGTGGGATGCCCTGCCACGGCACGTTCCTCTTACACCAG GGCATCCAGAGGAGGATCACAGTTACCATCGctcatgaaacaggaaatgataTTGAGTGGAAAGAGGTGAAGGAGCTGGTTATTG GTCGCATCCGAAACACACCAGAGGCTGATGAGACCATCATTGACCCTAACATCCTTTCCCTCAACATCCTGTCTTCTGGATATTTCTGGCCAAAACACAATGACAA CGTCTCCTTGGGAGTTGATCATAG AACTTTCTACCGATTTGAGGCAGCGTGGGACAGCTCCATGCACAACTCTCTGCTGCTGAACAGAGTCACTCCCTACGGGGAGAAGATCTACATCACCCTCTCTGCTTATCTAGAG ATGGAGAACTGCACTCAGCCGACAGTGATCACCAAAGATTTCTGCATGGTGTTTTATTCCCGAGACGCGAAGCTGCCGGCCTCTCGCTCCATCAGAAACCTCTTCAGCACCGGCTGCCTCCGGCCCTCTGAGAG TAATCGTGTCACTGGAGTCTATGAAGTCACCCTCTGCCATGTGGCGGACAACGGAAGTCCAG GCATGCAGCGTCGTCGCAGGCGTGTGCTGGACACCTCGGTGGCGTATGTCCGAGGAGAGGAGAACCTGGCCGGATGGAGGCCTCGCAGCGACAGCCTCATCCTGGATCACCAGTGGGAGCTGGAGAAACTCAGTTTACTGCAGGAG GTGGAGAAGACCAGGCACTACCTGCTCTTGAGGGAGAAGCTGGAGGCGACTCTGCAGGCAGGACAGGATGCGCTCTACAAGAGCAGCGACATCAGCGATTTTGCAAAGAGTCCTGTCCTCAGCCACAGTCCTGGCAGCAGCCCTGCCCCCGACAGCCCCAACCAGAGGCAGAGGGAGCTGGCTGCTAAG TGTCTGCGTCTGCTGATGCACACCTTCAACCGGGAGTACAGCCAGGTGAGCAGCAGTGCCAGTGAGAGCAAG CTTTCTGAGATGTCTGCATCGCTGATGAGAGACACCTCCTCGTCTGGACTGAGCACGCTCACTCCGTCGTCTACCTGCCCCTCACTGGTGGAGGGAAATTATGACATTAG ACACACTGAACCCAGTTCAGGAGCTTCTACACCAGATCTGGACCCGTACAGCCCAGTGGACAGAAAGAAAGCTCTCAAAGGATGCACCTTTGTTCCCGACATACAGGAGATCAGAGTCAG CCCCATTGTGTCAAAGAAGGGCTACCTGCACTTCCTGGAGCCCCACACAAGCGGCTGGGTGAAGCGTTACGTGGTGGTGCGCAGGCCCTACGTCTACCTGTACCGCAGCGAGAGGGACAACGTGGAGCGAGCTGTCATCAACCTGTCGTCTGCGAAGGTGGAGTACAGTGAAGACAAACAGACCTTACTGCGG ACTCCCAACACGTTTGCTGTGTGCACTGAGCATCGTGGGATACTGCTGCAGGCCACCAATGACAAAGAGATGCACGACTGGCTGTACGCTTTTAACCCTCTGTTAGCCGGCACCATCAG gTCAAAGCTCTCCAGGAGAAAGTCGGTCCAGTCAGCCCCGCCGGTCGCATCTGCTCAGAGGATGTGA